In Zingiber officinale cultivar Zhangliang chromosome 1A, Zo_v1.1, whole genome shotgun sequence, the DNA window GACAATGATAAAGATGAAATGAAGAACATAAAGAATCTTTTTTGTTGTCTTTATAACTGGTTTGGGTCAACCTTTCAAAGATTGAGACTTGGGAACCTCTAAATCTGTCCCTTGTGTTCTTTGCTGCATGCAAGTTAAACATGTTTCATGAGAATTTAGGTGCCAATGAGGTCCATCAAGTGAGTTAGCAGCAATCGGTAACAGCTCGGTTCTTCGAAGTGCTGAATCCTTCAGTTCACAGCTCTCTCTTGGATCAAAGATGATGCCCTCCAGAGCCAAGTAAGTGTTCTTTCCTTGAGAAATTAGCATTTCATAGAGTTTCATAGAAATTATTCATAATTTGGATAGAGATCTGTTTAAGGATCTGAAATTGGTATTTGGAACAGATCTGGTTGGTCGGCGAACTCGAATATGAACTCTCAGGGAGTGCTCAAGGGAAGCAGATTCAACAGGAATGGATCCGCGCCGGAGAGGCACTCTCTTCCCCCTTCGAAGCCGCGTGTTTCAGTCGATCGGCCGATGAAATCAGTCGAGTCAAAAGCCTCTAGCAAGAACAGCACTAATCCTAATGTAAGCATGGTTTGGTTCCGAGCAATTATTTGATTCAGTTTCGCGCCAACTCTCATTCTTGTTGTTGGTTTGGTCTCAGAAATCAGAATTGCAGGAGAAGTTGGAAGCAGTCGAGAGGGAGCTCAAGCAAACAAGGGGGGAATTGAGTGAAACCAAGAGGTTGGCAGATGAGATGAATGAAGAATTGGAGAAAGCCACAGTTGCTCGAGCGAGAGCAGAAGAGATCTTGGACACTGAAAAATTCAGGATGGTCGAATTGGAAGAGGAATTGCACGAGGAACTCGGGAATCTTCAAAGTCGGCACGAGCAAGATGTGTCTTCCCTGAATTCCTTGGCATCTGAGCTCCAGCTGACTAAGGGAGAGCTCAGAGATGCGAGACGTGAAAAGGAGCTGGCGTGTCATGAAGCAGAAGGCGCGAAGAGAGCTGCGAAACTATACGAAGAGAAGGCGATGCTCATGTCGAAGGAACTCGGCGACTTAAAGGCCCTGCACGAGTCAGAATTGGCTAGTGTGGGCAAAGAGgcagaggagaaggtcggaaagtTGGAAGCTGAGACAGCCATGCTGAAACTCGAACTGGAAAGAGCGAGAATAGCCGAGGAGAAGTTGGTTCACATGGAATTGTTGATCGAAAAGCTTCAGATCGAGGCGACCGATGCCCGAAACGAGCAATCGGATGTTTGTGCATTGGTCGATGAGTGGAGGAACAAGGCAGGGAGGCTGAAGGCAGATCTTGAAGAAGCTTATCAGTCTGAGAAATCTGCATCGGATTCTCTCGCAGACATGATGGTGAAGCTGGAAGAGACTAAATCTCTCTTCGAAGATGCGAAAAGGGAGATATCGATTCTTGATGCGAGGATAGACTCGATGGAGATCGAAGCAGGGAGGCAGAAGATTGATCTTGAAGAATCAAATAGGCAGCTTGATTTGGCACAGCAAGATGCATTGAACATTGGGAAGACAGTCGAGTTACTGAAATTGGAGCTCAAGAGATTGGAGGAGGAAAAGTCGGTGGCTGTTACCGGCGAAAAGGTTGCTGCTTTGAGAATTGAGAGTCTTTCAGATGAGCTCAATATTAGCAAAGATGAAGGGGAGAAGACTAGGAAGGCAATGGAATGTTTAGCTTTGAAAGTTCAGTCTATGTCGATAGAAGACGGGGAGAAAGACGAAAGGCTTGCGCGAATGCAATCTGAAATCGAAGAATCTCACAAGGAGATAGACCATTTAAGTAGAGTTCTAAGAAACACTGAAGAAAGGTATGAGGTGATGCTCGACGAGGCACGGTATGAGCTTGTTTGCCTCCAGAACAGATGCAAAGGTGAGGCAAATGAACTTAGGAGCAGTGAATGGGATGCGAAAGAGAAGAACTTTGTTGACACTATCAGAGAATTGGAAGGACTAGTTGAGTTGCATGAGATAGCTAAGCATGAAAAGAATGAGTTACAACAAATAGAATCACGCGCGAATTCTAGtcccgacgaagaagaacaatcCAAGAACGAGGATTTGCTTCCAAATGAAACACTACTAGAGGAGGAGAATGGATTGGAGAGCGGAGAGCAATGTAGCAAAGAACTTGAAACACTGGAGAACACCGAAAAGGATTGTGAAGTATCAAACACTAAAATGGAATGGGCCAAGGAAAATGGAAGCTCGGAGATACCTTTCAAAGAGCAGGAGGATCACTTCCAAGAAGATCCAATCGAAGACTCGGAATCAAAGATGAACTGCGAGAGCGGTAATCGGATGAACGGAACTGAGCAACAGAAGCtccaaaggaggaggaagaagaaggcatTGCTCTACAATTTTGGGAATCTACTGAAGGGAAATCATTAGTTGGATCTCCAATCCATTTATTTATCTTATACGATATGATTAGTTTGAGATTCTTTATCGATATGTTTGGAAATGTCAATTCCTTTTACAGCTACACATTCTGCAAATTGTATGAACGGATTCTTGTTACTTTGGATGATCATTTCATGGTGCAACTATTTTGATCATaatagtttttcttttcttttcttccctCTAATTTTTGCAAAAGCAAATATATTTGTGGTGCAAAGATAAAATATCAAAGTTCGAATCTCAAATGAGACTAATATCAAAGTTCGGATTTTGACTATCCATAAgatatattttgaatttatttgataGGCGAATTAGATATAAGACCGTCTATCTTAAAGATTAGTCAGGCAAAATTTGAATActtaaattatcaataaaaataaaaataaaaaaactaggtTTGCCATCAACCtggattattaataaaatatgttAGATTGGTTTGCCATCAACTTAATTGGATTATCAAAAATATGTTAGATTAGTTTTAGTAAAATATTTaggaaaacaaataaagaaacatatagggatgacaattttccacATCGATTTAGGGTTCCGCGGAAAAaccccgaaatggggatggggatctcCGATTTTTCAAGGATGGGACGgatatgggaatactatccccatccctgaagtcgccccgaatattattattattaatattaataaataataataatatttttttaaagtattaataataatattattaataatattgatattaatattatcattaataataatgataaaataatagtaataatcttactattttattaaaaatctcctccctttactaactaattttggtgaagcctaaaatgaatttacgttactgCCCTTTTTCtattcacattaaaaataatttcaaggtttatagtaattccacaagcgaaataatcagtgatctagagttcgagacttagctacgacgtattattatgaatttttctcatcattaattttctctgattgttttatataaaaaaaatatagttatctTTAGtgcccacatcttagaattgacaacaatatgatcaaagaaacttctataaatattttaggctgaCGATATTAAAAAATCtacttttcttagtttcttttactaagataagtataatattaaattaaaataattttttgcatagggaAGCCCGTTGTAGTAGTTTATTGTTGAGATTCTCTAGCGTCACCCTTGCATTATTGCACTATTGCATGAGTCtgacgaatcttacccaaataattaattcttgattcTGAACGTAAGGATGATACTAGAAAATCCAAATCATTCAGATTTTTAAATacctaaataatttatatattattatattacacacgcaatgcgtgtgcacgatcacactagtaataattaaatatggggATGGGGTGGGGATGGAGATTTGATCCCCGTGGATTCGGATTCAGAGAATCCTCAAATCCGAAAAAATGAGAACATGACGAGGATGAAGATGACAAACTCATCCCTACCCCGCCCTATTACCATCCCTAGGAACAGAGGTCAAATTTCAATAAGAATGCATAAGCTCGGCTCCGAATTCACCTGTTAGTTGAGTCAAAGGGAGTATCGTTTACTTTTGAGATTAATTAGATGAAATTTGAACATataaattatcaataaaataaaatatatttttttttacttaaaaaatcaCCGATATTCAAACGGATAAAATATGCATAGCATGCAATACACATCACTATCATAATGGCGAGGGTAAGAGGGGGAGGGACTATTTCGaccatataaataaatttttgaaaaataaaataatatttttaaaagtactgATGAAAATGACATGACATGACAaacaattattaaatttaaataaagcaTTTAACGCTTAATTAATggatgaagagagaaaaaaacaAGTATTGGATTAATAATACACTAGGCCAAATATAAACCAAATAAATGGATATCCATAAAAATGCTTAAAATCTTCctaacaaattaattaatctattaaaagattaaaataatatatatatatatatatcccctCAGTCACCCATGCTAGGCATGCATGGGGACACccaacataatatatatatatatatatatatatcgatttGATATATTGCATACTCATAGTGCACTAATATTTATGGACGACTAAGTGCGCGACATGCTCAGAAGTACATTCTATTTCCTATGGATGTGCACACCATAAATGTACATACATAGAGATGTCTAGATTATGTACCAAGTAAATTTTGAACACAATTTACATACATTTAAATATGGATCTtcataattgatcctgtccgaaccagaagtcaacagacgctgggcacgtggcgctctccggctcgctgatgtagatctcctacgggtggcgcgatgctccggctaacttgcacagaagtcgagccgggaagggggttcccggcggcgaccctccgacgctcaagtcaggtaaattacgatgaacaaagtggctccccaaagtctcagaatacctagCAAATCTTACCTccggcgaaacctgaggttctttatatagagctgtgaagggtttgggcacgcgtaccgatgtgcatacgtgtcctctgtcctttcctaggtatgcaactgtcagaaagcttacctgtcctttcctaggtatacggctgtcagaaagcttacctgacccatatcgctacagtcaaagcatgccctcgatgggacagtcgaatcccctgtcacaagatttggagcatgccacgcacgtgaaacctaccggttgtcagagaaagaaatcctctggccttttcctttgctccaaacttgtcgtccgagcggacagatccctcaacatccgaccggacatccgcggtggtttacttgtgctttgtggagactaataaacaggggtgctttatgactgtggtcgatcaaaaggtcagctcggtccatgacctttttaactgagcgtcggaaccccgatttgacagggtgcctccccaccataagtgcgagccggccggacccatccgggtattcgattccatcggcctgccggcagtccggtcggacCAGCCGTCTacagccgtccgtccggtcggaccacactctacCCGGATGGACGGCTGCTCCgatgacttccacttggcgttggcTTTGCAAGAGGGGGGgagggcccgctcttactaccggatcacttgcctccccttcaagtctagtcgaaggaggcgaatagtccgactgactggactgtgagtctagccgaactgCTCGtccatgctaatactctccgcccggtcagcggcagagatatccttgaatgaatcaaggatggccttcaccggatctcctcgcgttctgcgccaatcttcgacatcaaggttgatcataccttcattaaatgctccgaatgattgactgccacgtggagcaacgccatcggagtacggaggcggtggcatgatgttttgatgtgatcgaagcaattcgaaataaacggctagatgcatGCTTCGATTCCTgtaacctggatccgacggtggaggccgcccggccctcaccctataaattcttaaCACTTCCTTCTCACCTTCACTTGCCTCCCTTACCTCTACTGTTGCCCTCTGCGCTTCGGAGTTCCGGCAATCTTGTTTCTGCCCTTTGGCGCTCTTCGGCGCCTTTCTTCGATCCCTCTCATCTCAGTAAGCTTTTAgatctttccttcttcctttccggtatctaattcGCATTTCTTCCCCTAGTTCCAGACTTTAAAACTCCTTTTCTTCGTCTTTGAAACTTCCTTTTTGCTTTCTTCTGtccggatcatggccagttcttctcatcccgaagaacaatccctaggcccatggtataccaccatgcggtcccgtttcgaacaacgggattttgatattttggctgacaatttcgaaattcccgaggatttcgaagttcgcctagctggtcccgccgctcggccacaccgaccgccgcgcggcggtttctgtgtcttccgcgaccaatttaccgccggtctgcggttccccgtgcatccttttatagtagacgtttgtaattattttggcgtgccgctcggaagtttagtaccaaataccttccgtctcctctgcggtgttgtcgttttgtttaagattcataacattcccctccgaccggaggtcttcttttacttctattaccctaagcaagccgagccgggcacctttatgttccaagctcggcccggtctggtcttcttcaataaactacccacttccaataaacattggaaggactattatttctacatccgcatgccca includes these proteins:
- the LOC122030101 gene encoding WEB family protein At5g16730, chloroplastic-like; the encoded protein is MMPSRAKSGWSANSNMNSQGVLKGSRFNRNGSAPERHSLPPSKPRVSVDRPMKSVESKASSKNSTNPNKSELQEKLEAVERELKQTRGELSETKRLADEMNEELEKATVARARAEEILDTEKFRMVELEEELHEELGNLQSRHEQDVSSLNSLASELQLTKGELRDARREKELACHEAEGAKRAAKLYEEKAMLMSKELGDLKALHESELASVGKEAEEKVGKLEAETAMLKLELERARIAEEKLVHMELLIEKLQIEATDARNEQSDVCALVDEWRNKAGRLKADLEEAYQSEKSASDSLADMMVKLEETKSLFEDAKREISILDARIDSMEIEAGRQKIDLEESNRQLDLAQQDALNIGKTVELLKLELKRLEEEKSVAVTGEKVAALRIESLSDELNISKDEGEKTRKAMECLALKVQSMSIEDGEKDERLARMQSEIEESHKEIDHLSRVLRNTEERYEVMLDEARYELVCLQNRCKGEANELRSSEWDAKEKNFVDTIRELEGLVELHEIAKHEKNELQQIESRANSSPDEEEQSKNEDLLPNETLLEEENGLESGEQCSKELETLENTEKDCEVSNTKMEWAKENGSSEIPFKEQEDHFQEDPIEDSESKMNCESGNRMNGTEQQKLQRRRKKKALLYNFGNLLKGNH